The genomic interval GTACTTCTCACTCGCGGAAGACGCCGCGCGAGGCGGGGACGCGTCGCGCGTCTTGTTCTGGCAGCCCAGACGCGACATGGAAGAccgagaggaaggcgtcgAGCATGAAAAGGACCGAGAGCCGCAGGCAGACCGCACCGGGtcctgtttcgtcttctcgaaCGGCGCTGTCGTCGTCTGGGGTGGCGGCGACGTCGGCGGCGCCGAGATCAGGAGAGACATGCTGAGCACCTTGGTCTGGTTTTTAGGAAGATTTGCGAGTAAGACGCGAGTTCTCAGTCGACGCTGGGGAGCCTCTGCGACGGCCCTTCCAACCTTGGCTGCCTCGGTGCGCAGGAGCGTTCTCTCTTTAAGTCTTGTGTCGTTTTCCTGAGAAAATTCAAAACTGGCGGCGACCGAGAGACCTcgactcgcgtctccacaCAGCCGAGTCTCAAGGTGGAACTTTGGGCTAGGGCTAGCTCTTCCCTGCACCTCGTTACTTGAGTCGGAACTGGCCATCTTAGGTTTTCGAGTaatgcctctctttcttcgattGGCGCtgtccctgcttctctcttctgctaGTGAGCAACTTACAtggaggacgagagagagcagcgagggCGGCATCTTGCGCCGCAACTGGCGCTCTCGAGCTGGGATTcccttgcatgcgcgcgtgTGACGTTCTTCCCGGCTGtgttcgtccttctctccaccggCCCCCTCGCTTCTGTGCGTtctgtctcccgtctcctctgtgtcaTCGAGGGCCATCTGAGATGCGCAGATGGACAGTCTCAATCTGGTGCGGCATGGAGGACTACCTACGCGCGACGTTCAGAATACATCATCAGCTGAGAATTCCTCTCTTGTGTGCCGCGTATGTCTCCTGTGTTGCCCGAAAACCTGCAGCTGGATTTCTCCGCGTCGACATGACTCAAGAAGATGTGATGTTCTACAGTTACATCGACGACCTCCGGAAATGGTCTTCGGCCTCGGCGGTGAGAGGCGGCCGTTTCGCCGGCCAAAAAATACTCCTTGCAGAGACTGGAACAGACATCCTCGAGAGACCGGCGCGACAAGAGACTCAGCATCAGACcagcacagacacacagtcATCTCTGTTGATAAATCGAGAGATCGAAGACGCTTCAGCTGTTCACTTACCGCTCTCGCGACGCATTTCTGTCTGTCAATCGATCTGTCTATCAGGGAACTTTTCTGTCGATCTGCctgcctgtgtgtgtctgcgtctttgtTTGTGTATCtactctgtgtctctctgcgttgtgTCGAGAACGCGGGGGCTTCTGTCTGcatttctcctctcgccatATGCGAATGCGAGTCTCTGTACAAAACGCGGCGAAAGTGGACGTATCGAAGAAGAGATCGAAGCGGAATTGCGTATCGCGATCAGCATGTACACGGTGCATGTACGAGGTAGAGAGCCCAGGAACAGTGTGTATCTCTGTTCCCCTGATCAGCCTCTTGTCGCTGTGCAAAGGCTGCTTCatgtttctgcgtctgccgtCTCGGGACTTCTCGTGAACGTTTCGAAGGAAACAACGAGGCATTCTCGAcatttctgcttctgcctctgttgcAGATCCCCCGAAGACGTATCAAGCAAAACCGCCTCTACCTTAAGGTACGCCGTTCTGAAGCttttttcactttcttctctgcttttcacCGTGTTGTCCTGCTATGTCTTCGCCGCATCTTCGtcgagctgcatgcgtcgttgCTCTCCCGGTCCTTCGCTTCTGacgcagcgcatgcactggggGGTTTCCGGCGCCGGTGGCTCGGCTTCTACACTTTTCGCTGTGCGTGTCTGTGCTTGCTGCCGAATTTTCTCGTTCCATCTCAGTTCTCACTCCTCAGCGTTGGTGTCTCCGAAAACAAACGGCGCTACCGTGATTCGCTGGAAGGTGCGActcttgctgtctcctcttccgcttccctccctgtatgtgcatgcactcccTTGGGGATGCTGAATCGCATTGTTGACTGCATTGGTGCAGACTCGGGATGTCTCTGAAAAGCTGGCGGCATCCTTCGCAATTGCTCAGTCGGTTCGCCTCGATGTATACGGTGAGCCTCGCTCACGTCGCTCTCAGCtttcagaagaagaaagacttcGACGGTCCTCTCCTGGATGCATAAGAAGTTCCTCACACCGTTTCGAGTTTTCGCGATCGCcctgttttcgtttctggCCGGGGTGGGTTGTCTTTCGACTTTTTTTCAAAAGTCTTTTGAAGTCTAAAGGTGCTTATGCTCACAGTTGTTTTACCGTTTCTCGTTCGCGTTTGCTGGAGCTCTTCCACCTTGTGTGTGGACTTTCTTACTTTCTTTCTtactttcttcctttcttcgccttgcGGTCTGTCGATTCTGTTCCCTATCTGCCGTTCAAAATTGCGTAAATATATCCAGGAGAACTCTACTGTGAAGGCGTCCTTTGTTTTCAGCTTCCACCGTGAAACTGTTTGACTATCGTTATCTTGGGCCTATGCAGTGCGTTCGGTTGCTAGAGTCGGTCCTTTTCCGGCTACGCGTTGCTTCCCTTTTCGatctctctctgactcttTCCCCGCAACGCAAATCGCATGCGACGCAGTCGAAGAGGGGAGCCAGGGAAAGACGAGATGGCGATCTCTGAGGCAGTTGAGGGAGGGACCGTGCGGTGTgggtgttttcttctcgtcttcggtATCGGTTTCGTTTTGCCTGTCTGGCAGAAGTGTGTCTTGACTGCTGGATGTTCGGCGCTTTCCTTAGCGCTTTTCCTTTGTCGAAGCTTTCCTCGCAGATTTCTCTGGACCTCGGCAGTCGGTTGTTCCGGTcgtgcgtctgcgtctccctttcCACCTTTACTTCGTTGTTTCTCACCAACTTCTGTGTGGGTCAGAGGCTCTCGTCAACGACACCATCGCGCGAGTGCAGGAAGTACCTGAGCGCATGTCGCGCCTCGGCTGCGATTTCTCTGCCGAGGAAGGTCACCAGAGCGGCTGGAggtctctcctccactttccCAGCTTCCTcaaagagcgagacgaggaaCACAGCGACGCATACAACAAGCAGTTCGCCGACCTCTCCGTGAGAATCATCAACGTGAACATTGTCGAAAGTAAGGTCACCCATTCTCCGTCTCGGGCCTCTCCCTTATCTTGTCTTCACACGAATCGGCGCATGGCGCCATGATCgaccgtctgtctctcgatcTCGCGATGGATGGTGCCTTCACTCAGGCGCAAACACACACATTCTCGGCTCCAGATTTGTCTCCCCTTCGAATTGGTGCGGTTTATATCTACATATCCAGTCTTGGATACCTTTGTGCGTACACCCACCTGTTTAGTAACTGAATGGACGCTGTTTACGCCTGCGATGTATGGATAATACTCGACTCCGGTGGATAAGGCTATATGTGGacgtgtacatatatatatctatatatctatatatctatctatatatatatatatataggtttGTGTAGAAGGATAGATAGATTCAGATCTCGATTTGCAGGGGTGCGACAGCCTCGTTGAAACAGATGTGTGTTGGCTTATTTACGGAACACTGGTTCCGAACAGGCTGGAGCAAAAACGCATCCCTGGAGGGATTCTTTTCGGTGTTTTCGCAAAGTCCCTGTCCTTTTTCCCCTCAGTTCTCATTTCTGTTATCGCGTTCTCTGGCTGTTTCCTTGGATTTGTATGTGCTTCATCTCGTTGCTTGCAAGTAGACAGGTTGGTGGAGTTTGCGCGTTCGCTCTCGTTTGCTTCTGCTTCACCCTTCGTTTTCCAGACTTCCTCGACGTGCCTGACTTCTTCTGGGAGGACGACAAGTGGCAGGCGTTCTGGCACCGAGTGAGTCGAcgtgcagaagagagaaaatggtCCGAGACCCATCCGAAGATACTTCTCTTCTGGCCTCGGCCTGTTCGTTTGTTTGTCGAAACGTCTTGCATGCCATAGCGAGAGGGTCACATGCAACAAATCACTTCTTCACGTGTGAATACAACGGCAAAGGACGCATGCTGCATGCAACCTTTTGTCGTGTTCGCCGTTTCATAGGTGGACATCtcggaaaaagaggaaggatTCGGCtgagcctcttcttctctcattcTCTTGTGGCTGTCTGTAGGTCCACCACCACCTGCAACTGCAGGAAAGGATCGATATTCTCAACACTCGATATTCATGCATTCTTGAGCTCCTCAACGTCGTCCGGCGCGAACAGTGTCAGGGTACGCCGGAATCACCAGGCTTTCGAGTCGGAAGGAAGCGCTTTTTCCCAACTACGAAAATCGTGAAGAATCCTGCACTTTTGGCTTCACCATTTACCGAATTTCGGGTGTGAAGCAGTCACAAACCTATATCTCCTTCACTTCAGCTacttatatgtatatatatgtatatatatatatgtataatatatatatatatatatatgtatataaatgtatttGAAGGTGTGGGGTGTGTAGATTCACGTCGGGCTGTGTGCGGGTGCCTGGCGAGTTTCTCGACAGTGGATCGTTCCGCTGTAGCATTCAGCGTGGAAAAACATCTCGAGTGCGGTTGCGGGGACAACCTGTGTAAGACTTGAACGGAAGTTCCAATGTGTGCCTCGCCTGTTCCGCCGTCTTGGGTGTTGTCGCAGACCACGAGTTCCGCATGACTTGGATTATCGTCCTGCTCCTGGTCGCTCAAGTGAGAAAAGATCGACCCCTCACCGTTTCCGCCCTCGACGGATGACGGCTAGTCATGCAAAAACATGCTTTTTTTCCGTAcaacgctgcatgcatctgtgtcTCGATGTTTGGTGCTTCCGTGGGGCGTTCTGTAATTTGGTGTACGAGGTGtgttcctctttcgctcttgTTGGGCGCCAGGGGTCTCGGGGAGTGGACTGGAAGGGAGTAACTAAAGACTCTCTCCAGTGTTTCTGGCGAGGTCTGCGTGAgtgcgtcttcctcggttGGAACTGCAAacgtgagagagagagactcgaaggTCGGCTGCCGCTGAGTCCCGGTCGTCGCCGTGGTGTTGGAGGGCAGAAATGCTGAGGAGCATGGTTTCGGGAGGAACGCGTTTTGCGTGCAGGTCGTTGCTGCGGCTGTAAAGTACGTCGTGTTGGACGAGCCTTGATTTTTCCCCCGCTTTCACTGAGAAGAACAGAATGGAtgcggaggcgagagcagagcAGTCTGAGGTTCgacaagacagaggagcTGACCTGCCTTGGGggcgtctccctcgtttccGTAGCGCCCCTGCAGCaggggggagaaaagaatcGAAGCTCGAAACGACAGAggcgttttcgcttcttcagtACAGTGAAGTGCACAGTGGAAATCAACACTGCAGGGGCAACTTTCCCTCAACAGAGGCCTGTGTGTGTTGCCCAACAGGCCGGGTCGGCCCGACTTCGGACTGGACGCAAAGCGAAGGCTGGGGGAGAGACATAGGGGAGGGAGGGggggaaagcagaagagtTCCTCTGTTAGTGGACTCCAATTTGGCACAGGGagcagagaaggggagacgaggtcgaggaagaaagccggagggcaagaaagagagacagccgtTGCGCCCGAGAACTggcgtgtgtctcctcacgTTTCCAGTTTCGGTTTCTCCCATCGCTTGTAgcggaaaagaggagagggggGGACCGGCCAGCACGGACGACGGGCGCGAGGGGTCGAGCACGGGAAGCATTTGTCTCGGatcggagacgaagaggaccaCAGACGAGCTTGACTTCACATGCTTCGTGTAGGCCGTATTCTGTGCGTCCACACGTGGATCAGCGCCTGTCGATCTGTGTAACCATTCCTCTACGTTTCGCGCCTCTATCGAGATACCCCTATAGAGAAGTAGACAGAGACCTGAACGTGAGACCAGTGTACGAGTGTGTACGTATACGTGACTTGATAATGTCTTTGTTTGTGTCTACTGTCTGCACCGGAAACATGGAATGCGTTCAGTGATCGGGTGGGGGACTCTTCCGTTTTTCCGAAACTGTGGGCGTAGGCCATTGGGCTGGTGAAGACAGATCTTCGCGGGGCAAGGACCAGCCTTGTCGATTCTCAGCTTATCGCTGTCAGGCGAGATGTATCAGGGAAACAGGTTGTGGCGAGTAGTGCGTGGATCCGCGGAAGGTAGTGTGTGTATACCATCGATGAGATGCGCTCTTCGTGCATACTTGCAAGCACTGGTACAGGGATTATTATCTCTTCATATGGGTGCGTACGGCAGACGTCCGCCTGTGTGTCGGCCTGCATTACGTGGAATCGTTAAGCGTTTCCTCAGTCCGTCTCCGTACAGCCTTGCAATGAGAAGGAAGGTTGAGTTTTTCTGGGACCTTTTTAGCAACGTGTTTTTCCGATGATATGAAGTTTTCCAAAAATCGCTCTTGCAATGAAGTCCACAATAGACTCCAGGAGAGGCGCGCCCTCTGGATGCCTCGTTTTGTGTCATTTAGGCTTGTCGTCAACCCAAAGGTGGGGTCAACTTACTTTGCAAAGGCTAGAATGTGTATGTTTCAACGCGTGCACATGCAACTCCCTATCTGTCGAGAGCGGTGCCACCGGCCAAGCAGTTGTGTATAGTATCGCGCATTTGAGCTATTGTTGCGCACTGCAGTTCCTTAATGAGGAAGCCTTAAAACACCCAAAAACGTGACATGCGGGGTTGACGCAAAAAGTCGTCAGAGCTACAGCAGGAGCTGCCTTAAACGATAACTCACACGGTACATACCTAAAATCAGAAAGCCCACCCGTCGTTGCATGGAGACCGGAGATAACTGACGTCGCGGCCAGGGACAAGACAGTGTGCCGTCCGAGGAAAGATGCTATCATCCTTACACATTGTACGGGGTTCGAGCGGTACTCAGTTCGTATCTCTCTCCACCAGCGAGCGTCTCCACCAGCACAGACTCGTCGAGATGTACCATGGAGACGGACATCGTGCGGAAGGCGGGCATTCTACAAGACCGAGTTCTGCCCACTATAGCCATGCTGAAAACAATCGAAATTTCGCCGCACAAGGCGCGTCTGTCAGACAGAGCATTCACACCTAGTTTGGGAGATTTCAACTCCGTTGTGCTATTGCCATTCCCGTGTGTGAAATGTTTGCCCGTATTGTTCTTGAGTGAACGGTTGCTGTGCGTCTACGGAACCGCACAGGATACTCTGGAAGCAGCAGGGTGAAAAAACATAATAGCTGCATTTTGCACTGAGGATGAGAGATTGTCCGTACCTGCCTTGTGCCTCTTAGAGCGATTATTGGCTGTTCGATGTTGAACTGTGAGGAAGGACAGCCCACGACAGGATCGCCAAAAACATACAGAAAAAATTTTAAATCATGCAGTGCTGTGGTTAGAGCGGCCGATTTTCAAGAGACATTCTCCTTCTACCTggtttcgtcttttccgtGCGATCCACAGAAACCCGTAAACATTCTGGGTCGCAAGAGGGAGGCTCTTAACCTGCTTATTGCATGTTGTGTGATCGACCACTCGAGCATGTGAGGGACCCCTCACAGGTGGGGCTTCGATATCTATTGGAGGAAGTTTCCTCTGACAGGCAGTCAGCGTGGCGACTGAATCGATGCGGGGGCATCGTAGCCGCGTTGGAAGCGGGTGTTCATTGCCTGTCGTCCGCGCGTTTTGGGAATTGCTTCAGCCGGAAAAGCCTACGTTTGCGAGTGGAGCCCCTAAATTGCAACGACAAAATGACAGGAACAAAATGGGGGAGGATGATCCTATCAAAGAGAGATTGTTGCAGCGGGCTCTCGACCCTACTGTCCGAGTTGCCCTTGATTCCATTTCGCCCTCATGTGTCACACTTGAAGTCACATTCACCGTCACATATGAGACAGAGCCAGGAGTCAACTTTCATGTAGGTTTTAATCTCTTGGATAAGAATTATGATGCAGGCTATGTGTCCACGTGGGAAGTGCTGAAGACTGTTTCTTTGCCTGAGCTGCAACTACCACCAGCCTCTGCAAGAGGTGAAAAATCTCCGCAGCCCTTACGGGTGCAGATCTCGAAAGCGGTAACCACATTCGGAGGTGGGCCGGTGCCGACCACAACTCTTCAAGAGGCaggtctctcttcctcgcctccagcTGCTGGTAGCAACACTTTTCCCGTTGCCATCgccgagaaaagcgaggaaatcGACGTTCCTCGTAGCCAAGTTGTCACTGCTACGAGTACTGTGGCACTAGAAGGAGTCACCATCTCGTGGGCTCTTTGTCAGCGAATTGCCAATGAGGTCCTGATCGTTTGTCTTGGCCGAAAGAGAGATGGAAGCTTGGACCAAGCGCCGAAGGGCAGCCCTAACAGCGTGTGCTCTCAAAGAGAAGGCACAGCGCCGTCCAAAAGGGGAGCGGGGCGTAGTGAATCAGGAATGAATGCCAATGCTGGGCTTgcaaaagagaaagggaaaccCAAAAGTTCGAAAGAAGTAAAAGCACTCCCTGTCTTCGAAATGCACCGTCAAGGCCAGATGCGCATTGGgagccttctgcttctgagCGAGGCAGGATCCATAAAGTCGTGCCCATCACTAAATCAAGCGTTTGCCACACTTGACGGTGAGAAATGTGTGCTCatgtggagaaaaaaacatcTGAGTATCCATACTTTCATGGCACGCGTATTCACACGCAGAATGTGCTTACATGGTCGCAGTCATATTGAGAGCGGCTCAACTCTTCTTGTGGTCTTGGGAAGTCAAATCGGACGAATGTACCTGCTGGTTTTCTGACACGATGAAGACAGACTCGAGCATTCTCGAACTTCGTATGTGTGCGTTTGGCTGTCCCTGTAAGGAGAAACACATGCCCTTCACTGATTGATAATGTCATGTTTTTACGCTCGTGCAAGTGGGTCATTGAGAGTGACCCCATGTCTATTTAAAGACGGGCGATCACGTTACTTCCGTTGTGTCTAATGCTTTCAGGCATTCATCGTTTCGAACTCGAGGTATCATGTTCGCAAGCTCCGCTTTCCACTGCACTTCGGGAACTGGTCAACCCCGTATGCATCACCTTCTGCAACGCCAGAAGGATCCCCGTGTcagtcttttcttcttctactAATGCCACCGACGTACTTTACGATGAGCCTGCTTCCAGTGGAACGGACAGAGGCATTGGTGTTGGTGCTTCCACGACTGACGGTGCCTCTAGTGACACTCAGCTGCTATCTGCATGTTGCCAGAAGACAAAACTTGCTGCACATGCAGCGGCGCAGTGGTTCCCCAACATCTCGATAACGACGCCTGTCCGTGCCCTGAGTTTTTCGGGCTTCTGCGCGGATGGCATTCAATGTGCAGATGTTTCTTGGAACCATGATATCGTTGTCTTTTGGGGACCAGCAGTGGTGAACCAAATTGCCCTGCGCCGCTTCCTTGAAGACTTCGCCTTCACTGTCGAACTTCATGATCAGGACACCCTGGCTATTCAGAGCGTACACGGAGTAAATGCGTCAAAAGAGACGACACTGGAAGGACATGTGATGTCGGGGTCGACCAGCAGCAATGCAGGAACAAAACGAGGacgcgcttcgtctcctggaACTGTGGCAGGCAGCCGAACTCTCTCCCCGACCATTTCAAAAGTAGCACCTCTGTCAGCCTGTTCCCAAGGTGGAGCCTCATCAGATACCAGCAAAGAGTTATGCTCTGCCCCTATTACTGCTTCCCCTCGCGGAACATCCCTAACGGCAAACGCCAGTCACCGTAAAACTAAAGTTCCGTCACCCGGGCGACCTGAGCCACCAGGAACGAAAAGTAAACATAGAATGACGAAAGAAGACGATTTCGACGGTGGCTCTTTCGAGGCAAGAATCATCAGGCCACACGGGGCTGCCAACTTCAGATTTCAGGAACTGCTGCGGCATGGTCTTAAGCGCATTGAGCTAGCATCAGCTGTTTATCCGGTTCTGGGAACAGGGGGAGTGCCCGTACTGGAGCAAACGACGCTGCTTAAAGACCAATCAGCCAGTCAGCTACTAGCGCAACCAGATAACTACTTGACACGATTCATGCCGGGAAAGACACAGCACGTGTCGACGCGATACCTTGATTACGGCACTCAACTGATGCTCCGCGTTCGCCTCAGCGAACCTCTACCGTCGATTGAGAAAATCCAAATGCTCCACGAGGCCGGCCAACAGTATCCAAAAGTGAGACGAAATGCGCGGTGCGTTGCTGTGCTTTCGAACGGTGGATAACTTATCACCGCACGGTTTAATACACAAACGGCAACTGGCTGACACATTATGAGGAGTACTTCTCATAAATCCCAGATATTCCTTCCGGACTCCCGTCTGCAAAATACATGCAACCATATACTCGCCAATGAATGTCAAAAGAGACTGTGGCGTTAGTGGTCAGTTCAGGCAGCAGTGGCACTGGTTAACATCTTCAGTTATGTTGAAGGGTTCTCGACGTTCTTTCTTGGTCAAACGTTGAATAAGATGTGGTACCGTCAGGGGCGTCCATTGCACTCGATGCGTGTGAGGCAGCgcaggaggcggagagcTTTCCGAAACATGACGGTGA from Toxoplasma gondii ME49 chromosome VIIa, whole genome shotgun sequence carries:
- a CDS encoding hypothetical protein (encoded by transcript TGME49_205140) translates to MRGHRSRVGSGCSLPVVRAFWELLQPEKPTFASGAPKLQRQNDRNKMGEDDPIKERLLQRALDPTVRVALDSISPSCVTLEVTFTVTYETEPGVNFHVGFNLLDKNYDAGYVSTWEVLKTVSLPELQLPPASARGEKSPQPLRVQISKAVTTFGGGPVPTTTLQEAGLSSSPPAAGSNTFPVAIAEKSEEIDVPRSQVVTATSTVALEGVTISWALCQRIANEVLIVCLGRKRDGSLDQAPKGSPNSVCSQREGTAPSKRGAGRSESGMNANAGLAKEKGKPKSSKEVKALPVFEMHRQGQMRIGSLLLLSEAGSIKSCPSLNQAFATLDGIHRFELEVSCSQAPLSTALRELVNPVCITFCNARRIPVSVFSSSTNATDVLYDEPASSGTDRGIGVGASTTDGASSDTQLLSACCQKTKLAAHAAAQWFPNISITTPVRALSFSGFCADGIQCADVSWNHDIVVFWGPAVVNQIALRRFLEDFAFTVELHDQDTLAIQSVHGVNASKETTLEGHVMSGSTSSNAGTKRGRASSPGTVAGSRTLSPTISKVAPLSACSQGGASSDTSKELCSAPITASPRGTSLTANASHRKTKVPSPGRPEPPGTKSKHRMTKEDDFDGGSFEARIIRPHGAANFRFQELLRHGLKRIELASAVYPVLGTGGVPVLEQTTLLKDQSASQLLAQPDNYLTRFMPGKTQHVSTRYLDYGTQLMLRVRLSEPLPSIEKIQMLHEAGQQYPKEAESFPKHDGEQEATPGNTRELQHTEADPALRYEPFGCLVLFVKPDRKPLIQKIVMEVDRRNMQAMNVETHDALSLEILPADEEGSNAHDVLTGFILFDEKSTKTKSTKRPTNARNAPLRKHHSGDR